A genomic segment from Bacteroidia bacterium encodes:
- a CDS encoding M90 family metallopeptidase has product MIETASLIIFLVFVWLMIKASRSRWRGATSKSRETLKPGWKEILEDKVRFYQRLEPEEKKEFEAGVLKFLRQCTITGIKTKVTDEDRILVAASAVIPLFRFPDWEYRNINEVLLYPDSFAYDYDLEGDDRSILGMVGTGTLNNKMILSRPSLRKGFGNKTDKHNVAIHEFVHLLDKADGSTDGIPEYLMDKQYIIPWLKLMRNEIKAVQEGDSDIHPYGSTSEAEFFSVVSEYFFERPNLFERKHPELYRILEKIYRLDSEQ; this is encoded by the coding sequence ATGATCGAAACAGCATCCCTCATCATTTTCCTCGTATTCGTGTGGCTGATGATAAAAGCATCCCGGAGCAGATGGCGGGGAGCCACATCAAAAAGCAGGGAAACGCTAAAGCCGGGATGGAAGGAAATCCTTGAAGATAAGGTTCGTTTTTATCAGCGCCTTGAGCCTGAAGAAAAGAAGGAGTTTGAGGCCGGGGTTTTAAAATTCCTGCGGCAATGCACCATTACCGGCATTAAAACCAAAGTTACTGATGAAGACAGGATTTTGGTGGCGGCAAGCGCAGTTATACCGCTTTTCCGGTTTCCTGATTGGGAGTACAGAAACATTAATGAAGTGCTGTTGTATCCTGACTCTTTTGCTTACGATTACGATCTGGAAGGAGACGACCGGTCCATTTTAGGAATGGTCGGAACCGGAACGCTGAACAATAAGATGATCTTATCCCGCCCTTCGCTGCGAAAGGGGTTTGGCAACAAGACGGATAAGCACAACGTGGCCATTCATGAATTTGTGCATTTGCTCGACAAGGCTGATGGCAGCACCGATGGAATTCCAGAATATCTCATGGATAAGCAATACATCATCCCCTGGCTAAAGCTGATGCGCAACGAGATAAAAGCAGTTCAGGAGGGGGATTCAGATATTCATCCTTATGGAAGCACCAGCGAAGCCGAATTTTTCAGTGTGGTGAGCGAATACTTTTTCGAGCGGCCCAATCTCTTTGAACGTAAGCACCCCGAACTTTACCGGATTCTGGAGAAAATATACCGACTGGACAGTGAGCAGTGA
- a CDS encoding pyruvate dehydrogenase complex E1 component subunit beta translates to MSNNENKDRILQFRNALREALYEEMKRDDTVFLIGEEVADYNGAYKVSEGLLDEFGAKRVIDTPIAELGFAGIAVGAAMNGLRPVVEFMTFNFALLAIDQVVNSAAKIKSMSGGEFGCPIVFRGPTASAGQLGAQHSQAFENWYANVPGLKVVVPSDPYDAKGLLKSAIRDDDPVIFMESEQMYGDKMEVPEEEYLIPIGKAHVKQEGSNVTFVSFGKILKVAQAAADKLAEEDISVELIDLRTIRPLDFETIVKSVKKTNRLVIIEEAWPFSSISSEISYQVQKHAFDYLDAPIKRITTADAPMNYAPTLVEAHLPQVDQVVEKAKESLYVK, encoded by the coding sequence ATGAGCAACAACGAAAACAAAGACCGAATCCTCCAATTCAGGAATGCACTGCGCGAAGCGCTGTACGAAGAAATGAAACGCGATGACACGGTATTCCTTATTGGTGAAGAAGTAGCCGACTATAATGGTGCCTACAAAGTAAGCGAAGGACTGCTTGATGAATTTGGCGCGAAACGGGTGATAGACACGCCCATTGCCGAACTTGGTTTTGCAGGAATAGCGGTAGGTGCAGCCATGAACGGGCTCCGGCCGGTCGTTGAATTCATGACCTTCAATTTTGCCCTGCTGGCGATTGACCAGGTTGTAAATTCAGCCGCCAAAATCAAAAGTATGAGTGGTGGCGAATTCGGTTGTCCAATTGTATTCCGTGGACCAACAGCCTCTGCGGGCCAGCTTGGCGCGCAGCACAGCCAGGCATTTGAAAACTGGTACGCCAACGTACCGGGGCTGAAAGTGGTGGTGCCCTCCGATCCTTATGATGCTAAGGGCCTGCTGAAATCCGCAATCCGGGATGATGATCCGGTTATCTTTATGGAAAGCGAACAGATGTATGGCGATAAAATGGAGGTACCTGAAGAAGAATACCTGATTCCAATTGGCAAAGCCCACGTGAAGCAGGAAGGCTCTAACGTAACGTTCGTGTCTTTCGGCAAAATACTTAAGGTAGCACAAGCCGCTGCCGACAAACTTGCCGAAGAAGATATTTCTGTGGAACTGATTGATTTGCGCACCATTCGCCCGCTGGATTTTGAAACCATCGTGAAATCGGTGAAAAAGACCAACCGCCTCGTGATCATTGAAGAAGCATGGCCTTTTTCCTCCATTTCCTCCGAAATTTCGTATCAGGTTCAAAAGCACGCGTTTGATTATCTGGACGCTCCAATTAAGCGAATCACCACGGCTGATGCTCCGATGAACTATGCGCCCACACTCGTGGAAGCCCATTTGCCGCAAGTAGATCAGGTTGTGGAAAAAGCCAAAGAATCCTTGTATGTCAAATAA
- the menB gene encoding 1,4-dihydroxy-2-naphthoyl-CoA synthase: MVINWEIIKDYKEIIFSYYNGIGKISINRPKVHNAFTPLTVQEMSEAMELCRQDERIGAIILTGEGGEAFCSGGDQSVRGHGGYVGEDTVPRLNVLDLQMQIRRIPKPVIAMVAGWAIGGGHVLHVVCDLTIAADNARFGQTGPKVGSFDGGFGASYLARIVGQKKAREIWFLCDQYNAEEALDMGLVNKVVPLAQLEETTIAWCNKILEKSPIALRMLKAGFNAELDGQAGIQQLAGDATLLYYLSEEAKEGKNAFIEKRKPDFSKFPRFP, from the coding sequence ATGGTCATTAACTGGGAAATAATTAAAGACTATAAAGAGATCATCTTTTCCTATTATAATGGAATTGGAAAGATCAGCATTAACCGGCCAAAGGTTCACAATGCCTTTACTCCACTCACGGTGCAGGAAATGAGTGAAGCCATGGAGCTTTGCCGCCAGGACGAGCGCATCGGTGCGATTATCCTGACCGGAGAAGGTGGAGAAGCATTTTGCAGCGGTGGCGACCAAAGCGTACGCGGCCACGGTGGCTACGTAGGCGAGGATACCGTTCCGCGCCTTAACGTACTCGACCTGCAAATGCAGATCAGGCGCATTCCTAAACCTGTAATTGCAATGGTGGCGGGCTGGGCCATTGGTGGCGGGCATGTGCTCCACGTGGTGTGCGATCTCACCATTGCTGCGGATAATGCCCGCTTCGGACAGACCGGCCCCAAGGTGGGCAGCTTCGATGGCGGTTTTGGCGCCAGCTATCTCGCCAGGATTGTGGGTCAGAAAAAGGCCCGTGAGATCTGGTTTCTCTGCGATCAATACAATGCAGAAGAGGCGCTGGATATGGGACTTGTGAATAAAGTGGTGCCGCTGGCTCAATTGGAAGAAACCACCATTGCGTGGTGCAACAAAATCCTGGAGAAAAGCCCGATTGCCCTGCGCATGTTAAAGGCTGGATTTAATGCTGAATTAGATGGACAGGCCGGCATACAGCAATTGGCGGGCGATGCAACCCTGCTTTATTATTTAAGCGAAGAAGCCAAAGAAGGCAAAAATGCTTTTATCGAAAAACGCAAACCGGACTTCAGTAAGTTCCCCAGGTTTCCTTAG
- a CDS encoding DUF3108 domain-containing protein, with translation MKTFLLFFFLLPLMAISQTSDYRAFKPGEVLEYRIHYGLINAGYARFEVGEELKNINGKPHYQIGAIGRTTGGWDLVYKVRDYYNTYLDTKTLLPSFFIRNVTEGDYKKKESYIFMRNSNMLRSGDKEFAVPPKIHDILSALYYARCIDLSKLKAGDSLNMFTFLDDELFPVGATYTGTTTIKTKLGKFKVYIIKPKLIEGRIFKDQRDMTLYVSADKNQLPIRIESAIFVGYIQADLSEFQNLKYPLTSRVSQ, from the coding sequence ATGAAAACATTCCTTTTATTTTTCTTTCTCCTGCCTTTGATGGCAATTAGCCAAACGTCCGATTACCGGGCATTTAAGCCGGGTGAGGTCTTGGAATACCGGATCCACTACGGGCTGATCAATGCCGGCTATGCTCGCTTCGAAGTGGGGGAAGAGCTGAAAAATATAAATGGAAAACCACACTACCAGATTGGAGCTATTGGCAGAACCACTGGAGGATGGGACCTCGTTTATAAAGTGCGCGACTATTACAACACATATCTGGATACTAAAACTTTGCTTCCCTCCTTTTTTATCAGGAACGTTACGGAGGGTGACTATAAAAAAAAGGAATCCTATATATTTATGCGCAACTCGAATATGTTGCGAAGTGGGGACAAGGAATTTGCAGTTCCTCCTAAGATACATGATATTCTTAGCGCCCTTTATTACGCCCGCTGTATTGATCTTTCCAAACTAAAGGCAGGCGATTCACTTAATATGTTCACTTTCCTGGATGACGAATTATTTCCGGTTGGAGCCACCTATACCGGAACCACCACGATTAAAACAAAGCTTGGAAAATTCAAAGTGTACATAATTAAACCTAAATTAATAGAAGGAAGAATATTTAAAGATCAGCGCGATATGACCCTCTATGTTTCGGCTGACAAAAATCAACTTCCCATCCGCATTGAGTCAGCCATTTTCGTTGGTTATATCCAGGCAGATCTTTCTGAATTCCAAAACTTAAAGTATCCACTTACAAGCCGGGTTTCTCAATGA
- a CDS encoding M23 family metallopeptidase has product MKKKLLILFLIILLIGFLLPEKVIIPVENASARDWHPETFWYYPWGKSVVHKGIDIFAEEGRPVISADHGLVVFNGELRRGGQVVVVMGPKWHFHYYAHLRSADAGLLSWKSRGEKLGEVGSTGNAAGKPPHLHYSIFTPIPYFWRIDGSPMGWAKMFFLNPIQKMQHSPL; this is encoded by the coding sequence ATGAAAAAGAAATTGCTGATTCTCTTCCTGATCATTCTCCTGATTGGCTTTCTCCTTCCGGAGAAAGTTATCATTCCTGTGGAAAATGCTTCTGCCAGAGACTGGCACCCGGAAACATTCTGGTATTACCCCTGGGGAAAATCAGTGGTGCATAAGGGCATTGACATTTTTGCTGAAGAAGGACGCCCTGTTATATCTGCCGATCATGGCCTTGTGGTGTTCAATGGAGAATTGAGGCGTGGCGGCCAGGTAGTAGTGGTGATGGGTCCTAAGTGGCACTTCCATTATTATGCACATCTGCGCTCGGCCGATGCCGGTTTACTTTCATGGAAAAGCCGGGGCGAAAAACTTGGTGAAGTAGGCTCAACCGGCAACGCTGCGGGAAAACCGCCTCATTTGCACTACAGCATCTTCACGCCTATCCCGTATTTCTGGCGAATTGACGGTTCGCCAATGGGCTGGGCCAAAATGTTCTTTCTCAATCCCATCCAAAAAATGCAGCATTCACCGCTTTAG
- a CDS encoding TraB/GumN family protein, which translates to MKRIFQLLFLAIVITCSWADAQDTTLLYRISGNGLTQNSWLYGTMHWQDERLTSFGPAVLDAIAQSDVVAVEVILDDDLQAQMGLLKYIFMDTTLSALLPEEDVEKVKALVQEVNPMMGLVVEKLKPIFISTLIMENRMEKSGDHTVDNFFEKYGKAMGKEVTGIETVEEQMQALDAISLEDQAAMLQQQISDMDESDSLSDEMMRIYLSQDMDKLYRFYKEQEDIPLNFDQSLLGDRNKIMAHRMDSLMQSRPTFLAVGALHLPGKEGVLQQLRNAGYSVESVSSPFAAEPTQLPLLNEDE; encoded by the coding sequence ATGAAAAGAATATTTCAACTCCTATTCCTTGCGATCGTAATTACATGCTCGTGGGCTGATGCACAGGATACTACGCTGCTCTATCGGATCAGCGGCAATGGACTGACGCAGAATTCCTGGCTTTACGGCACGATGCACTGGCAGGATGAAAGGCTGACGAGTTTTGGCCCTGCAGTGTTGGATGCCATAGCCCAAAGCGATGTGGTGGCGGTGGAAGTAATTTTGGATGATGATCTACAGGCCCAAATGGGTTTGCTCAAATATATATTTATGGATACCACGCTGAGCGCTCTGCTTCCTGAAGAGGATGTGGAAAAAGTGAAGGCGCTGGTGCAAGAAGTGAATCCGATGATGGGCTTGGTCGTGGAAAAGCTGAAGCCGATATTTATCAGTACCTTAATAATGGAAAACCGTATGGAAAAATCGGGCGATCATACGGTGGATAATTTTTTTGAGAAGTATGGAAAGGCGATGGGCAAGGAAGTTACCGGCATTGAAACTGTGGAGGAACAGATGCAGGCACTGGATGCCATTTCGCTGGAAGACCAGGCAGCCATGCTTCAGCAGCAAATAAGCGATATGGACGAATCGGATTCCCTGAGCGATGAAATGATGCGGATTTATTTGTCTCAGGACATGGATAAACTTTACCGGTTTTATAAGGAACAGGAAGATATTCCTTTGAACTTTGACCAATCCCTGCTGGGCGACCGCAACAAGATCATGGCGCATCGCATGGACAGCCTGATGCAGAGCCGGCCTACGTTTCTGGCGGTGGGTGCGCTGCACTTGCCCGGGAAAGAGGGCGTATTGCAGCAATTACGAAATGCAGGCTACAGCGTGGAATCGGTTTCTTCTCCGTTTGCCGCAGAACCTACCCAATTGCCTTTATTAAATGAGGATGAATAG